The following coding sequences are from one Streptomyces sp. NBC_01232 window:
- a CDS encoding response regulator encodes MVRTALRVILEAEADLEVVGEAATGAEAVSLVRSLTPDVVLMDVRMPEIDGIRATEQILATMAEPPRIVVVTTFENDAYVYDALRAGAVGFLLKRADPDELIGAVRLVARGDSLLFPAAVRSLAATRTAGAPPADAPWVARLTDREADVLRLMATGLSNHEMSERLGVGPQTVKTHVASVLTKTGSRDRTQAVIAAYEGGFIMKKG; translated from the coding sequence ATGGTCCGCACCGCGCTGCGGGTCATCCTGGAGGCCGAAGCCGATCTTGAGGTCGTCGGTGAGGCGGCCACCGGGGCCGAGGCGGTCTCGCTGGTCCGCTCGCTGACCCCCGACGTGGTGCTGATGGACGTCCGGATGCCCGAGATCGACGGCATCCGGGCCACCGAACAGATCCTCGCCACCATGGCCGAGCCGCCCCGGATCGTGGTCGTCACCACCTTCGAGAACGACGCCTACGTCTATGACGCGCTGCGTGCGGGAGCCGTCGGATTCCTCCTCAAACGGGCCGACCCCGACGAGCTGATCGGCGCGGTCCGGCTCGTCGCCCGCGGCGACTCCCTGCTCTTCCCGGCCGCCGTCCGCTCCCTCGCCGCCACGCGCACGGCCGGCGCCCCGCCCGCAGACGCGCCCTGGGTGGCCCGGCTCACCGACCGCGAGGCCGACGTACTGCGTCTGATGGCCACCGGGCTGTCCAACCACGAGATGAGCGAGCGCCTCGGGGTCGGGCCCCAGACGGTCAAGACGCACGTCGCGTCGGTCCTCACCAAGACCGGCTCCCGCGACCGCACCCAGGCGGTCATCGCGGCCTACGAGGGGGGCTTCATCATGAAGAAAGGCTGA
- a CDS encoding GNAT family N-acetyltransferase, which produces MIRTAQAADLPAIAALHTRARATYYQGHIPEQAYLGDAELQRTREGWSRAISRDAAEGGVLCAEQDGELTGVAAYRTQDGETTLTQLHVDPVHWRHGTGAALHAACVELWRRAGIGRVRLEVYEHNLRARAFYATRGWLADPSAPHAGTHVTLWLQVGDVPDPSGD; this is translated from the coding sequence ATGATCAGAACCGCACAGGCAGCCGACCTCCCCGCGATCGCCGCCCTGCACACCAGGGCCCGTGCCACCTACTACCAGGGACACATTCCCGAGCAGGCGTACCTGGGTGACGCCGAACTCCAGCGGACCCGCGAGGGCTGGTCGCGGGCCATATCCCGGGACGCCGCAGAAGGAGGCGTGCTCTGCGCCGAGCAGGACGGTGAGCTGACCGGGGTCGCCGCGTACCGCACACAGGACGGCGAGACCACGCTCACCCAGCTCCATGTGGACCCGGTCCACTGGCGCCACGGCACGGGAGCCGCCCTCCACGCCGCCTGCGTGGAGCTCTGGCGGCGGGCCGGGATCGGCCGGGTCCGCCTGGAGGTCTACGAGCACAACCTCCGCGCCCGGGCCTTCTACGCGACCCGGGGCTGGCTCGCGGACCCGTCGGCCCCCCACGCCGGCACCCACGTCACCCTCTGGCTGCAGGTGGGCGACGTGCCGGACCCGTCGGGGGACTGA
- a CDS encoding TerD family protein translates to MTAMTPGSNLPLNAVRVTVDVAAPVRLDVSALLLTADGKVRSDADFIFFNQPTGPGVTYRSGGGSTPDSITVDTGALPPGIERIVVTASPDAAGQSFQGIEPTATVRNADGGTVIAGFTPPQLGTETALVVVEIYQRGGVWKVRAVGQGYANGLAGIATDFGVSVEEEPAPAQAVAPPAAPAPVAPPAPPATYPASPWLGGATTPSAPAAPAPVAPSAPPAAAPATGKINLDKGRVSLQKNQTVSLVKGGRPLLSQVKMGLGWEPAFRGRDIDLDASVIAYGPQRNHIDSCYFGKLSILGGAIKHSGDNLTGEGAGDDEVIVVDLGRIPADATGLVFTVNSFSGQKFTDVAKAYCRLIDAASGEELVRFDLTSAEPQTGVMMAKLIKQFSGEWEMTAMGDFVKSRTVRGMVKPASQAL, encoded by the coding sequence ATGACCGCTATGACCCCTGGATCCAACCTGCCGCTCAACGCCGTTCGTGTGACGGTCGACGTGGCTGCGCCGGTGCGTCTCGACGTATCGGCCCTGCTCCTCACGGCGGACGGCAAGGTGCGTTCCGACGCCGACTTCATCTTCTTCAACCAGCCCACCGGGCCCGGTGTCACCTACCGGTCCGGCGGTGGTTCGACGCCGGACTCGATCACCGTGGACACCGGCGCGCTGCCCCCCGGCATCGAGCGGATCGTGGTCACGGCCAGCCCCGACGCCGCCGGGCAGAGCTTCCAGGGCATCGAGCCCACCGCCACCGTGCGCAACGCCGACGGCGGCACGGTGATCGCCGGCTTCACCCCGCCGCAGCTGGGCACCGAGACCGCGCTGGTCGTCGTCGAGATCTACCAGCGCGGAGGCGTGTGGAAGGTGCGCGCGGTCGGCCAGGGGTACGCGAACGGCCTCGCGGGCATCGCCACCGACTTCGGGGTCTCCGTGGAGGAGGAGCCCGCGCCGGCCCAGGCCGTGGCCCCGCCCGCCGCCCCGGCGCCCGTCGCGCCCCCGGCCCCGCCGGCCACCTATCCGGCCTCGCCCTGGCTCGGCGGCGCGACCACCCCCTCGGCGCCCGCGGCCCCCGCCCCGGTGGCACCCTCCGCGCCCCCGGCCGCCGCCCCCGCCACCGGAAAGATCAACCTCGACAAGGGCCGGGTCAGCCTCCAGAAGAACCAGACCGTCTCCCTGGTCAAGGGCGGCCGCCCGCTGCTCTCCCAGGTCAAGATGGGCCTCGGCTGGGAGCCCGCCTTCCGCGGCCGGGACATCGACCTCGACGCCTCCGTCATCGCGTACGGCCCCCAGCGCAACCACATCGACAGCTGCTACTTCGGCAAGCTGTCGATCCTGGGCGGCGCGATCAAGCACTCCGGCGACAACCTCACGGGTGAGGGCGCGGGCGACGACGAGGTGATCGTCGTCGACCTCGGCCGGATCCCCGCCGACGCGACCGGCCTGGTCTTCACGGTCAATTCCTTCTCCGGCCAGAAGTTCACGGACGTGGCCAAGGCCTACTGCCGCCTGATCGACGCGGCCAGTGGCGAGGAGCTGGTGCGCTTCGACCTCACGAGCGCCGAGCCCCAGACCGGCGTGATGATGGCCAAGCTGATCAAGCAGTTCTCCGGTGAGTGGGAGATGACCGCCATGGGCGACTTTGTGAAGTCGCGCACAGTGCGCGGCATGGTCAAGCCGGCCTCACAGGCACTCTGA
- a CDS encoding amidohydrolase family protein, which translates to MSEVSAVGDVLHVKGRVLVGPDEVRDELWVVGGRISYERPPGAREITTVTGWALPGLVDAHCHVGLDAHGPVDAETAERQALTDRDAGTLLIRDAGSPSDTRWIDDREDLPKIIRAGRHIARTRRYIRNYAHEIEPADLVEYVGREALRGDGWVKLVGDWIDRDAGDLAACWPRAEVEAAIAEAHRLGARVTAHCFAEDSLRDLVEAGIDCIEHATGLTEDTIPLFAERGVAIVPTLVNIATFPKMAAGGEAKFPRWSGHMRRLHERRYDTVRAAYDAGIPVYVGTDAGGSLPHGLVAAEVSELVKAGIPAIEALSATTWAAREWLGRPGLTEGAPADLVVYAADPRADVRTLAQPLRVVVNGGIRA; encoded by the coding sequence ATGAGCGAGGTGAGCGCCGTGGGCGATGTGCTGCACGTGAAGGGGCGGGTACTGGTCGGGCCCGACGAGGTCCGTGACGAGCTCTGGGTGGTGGGCGGCCGGATCTCGTACGAGCGCCCGCCCGGCGCCCGCGAGATCACCACGGTGACCGGCTGGGCCCTGCCCGGACTGGTCGACGCGCACTGCCACGTGGGGCTGGACGCCCACGGCCCGGTCGACGCCGAGACCGCCGAGCGCCAGGCCCTCACCGACCGCGACGCGGGCACCCTCCTCATCCGGGACGCCGGATCGCCCTCGGACACCCGCTGGATCGACGACCGCGAGGACCTGCCGAAGATCATCCGGGCCGGCCGGCACATCGCGCGCACCCGCCGCTACATCCGCAACTACGCCCACGAGATCGAGCCCGCCGACCTCGTCGAGTACGTGGGCCGCGAGGCGCTGCGCGGCGACGGCTGGGTCAAGCTCGTCGGTGACTGGATCGACCGCGACGCCGGTGACCTCGCGGCCTGCTGGCCGCGCGCCGAGGTCGAGGCGGCCATCGCCGAGGCGCACCGGCTCGGAGCCCGGGTCACGGCGCACTGCTTCGCCGAGGACTCGCTGCGCGACCTGGTCGAGGCGGGCATCGACTGCATCGAACACGCCACCGGCCTCACCGAGGACACCATCCCGCTGTTCGCGGAGCGCGGGGTCGCGATCGTCCCCACGCTCGTGAACATCGCGACGTTCCCGAAGATGGCGGCGGGCGGCGAGGCGAAGTTCCCGCGCTGGTCCGGGCACATGCGAAGGCTCCACGAACGGCGGTACGACACCGTCCGCGCCGCGTACGACGCGGGCATCCCGGTCTACGTCGGCACCGACGCGGGAGGTTCCCTGCCGCACGGCCTGGTCGCCGCAGAGGTCTCGGAGCTGGTGAAGGCCGGGATCCCGGCGATCGAGGCCCTGTCGGCCACGACCTGGGCGGCCCGCGAATGGCTCGGCCGGCCGGGCCTGACCGAGGGGGCGCCCGCCGACCTCGTGGTCTACGCCGCTGACCCGCGGGCCGACGTACGGACGCTCGCGCAGCCGCTGCGGGTCGTCGTGAACGGCGGAATCCGGGCCTGA
- a CDS encoding DsbA family oxidoreductase produces the protein MRVEIWSDIACPWCYIGKARFTKGLAEFAHRDEVEVVFRSFELDPNGAKGVTAPVVEMLAKKYGRTLDEARGMEEHVAASARAEGLTYRTDGRDHGNTFDIHRLLHLAAARGRQEQLLDLAYRANFGEERSVFDPEVLIALAVEAGLDEAEARSVLADDSAYADEVRADEREAAELGANAVPFFVLDRRYGISGGQPAEVFTRALEQAWAGREVEEPAAAAEACEPDGACAVPQA, from the coding sequence ATGCGCGTCGAGATCTGGAGCGACATCGCCTGCCCCTGGTGCTACATCGGCAAGGCCCGTTTCACCAAGGGCCTGGCCGAGTTCGCGCACCGCGACGAGGTGGAGGTCGTCTTCCGGTCCTTCGAGCTCGACCCGAACGGCGCGAAGGGTGTCACCGCCCCCGTCGTGGAGATGCTCGCCAAGAAGTACGGCCGCACCCTCGACGAGGCGCGCGGCATGGAGGAGCACGTCGCCGCCAGCGCCCGTGCGGAGGGGCTCACCTACCGCACCGACGGCCGCGACCACGGCAACACCTTCGACATCCACCGGCTGCTGCACCTGGCCGCGGCCCGCGGCCGCCAGGAGCAGCTGCTCGACCTCGCGTACCGGGCCAACTTCGGCGAGGAGCGCTCGGTCTTCGACCCCGAGGTGCTGATCGCGCTCGCCGTCGAGGCCGGGCTGGACGAGGCCGAGGCCCGCTCCGTCCTCGCCGACGACTCCGCCTACGCCGACGAGGTCCGGGCCGACGAGCGCGAGGCCGCCGAGCTGGGTGCGAACGCCGTGCCGTTCTTCGTCCTCGACCGCCGCTACGGGATCTCCGGCGGCCAGCCGGCCGAGGTGTTCACCCGCGCCCTGGAGCAGGCGTGGGCCGGGCGCGAGGTCGAGGAACCGGCCGCCGCGGCCGAGGCCTGCGAGCCCGACGGGGCGTGCGCAGTCCCGCAGGCATAA
- a CDS encoding IclR family transcriptional regulator has product MTTTEAGIPAQAAPVKSAVRTVLLLEHFAARPGLHSLADIQSDLSLPKSSLYMLLRTLVNLGWVETDATGTRYGIGVRALLVGSSYIDGDEVVAAARPTLDRLSDDTTETIHLARLDGTSVVYLATRQSQHYLRPFTRVGRRLPVHSTALGKALLATHTDEEVRGLLPRRLEAVTEHTITDRERLIEELALVREQGYAVDREENTLGLRCFGVAVPYRTPARDAVSCSVPVARLTGEHEQLIKAALFEARDRLSVVTRRM; this is encoded by the coding sequence ATGACGACGACCGAGGCGGGGATCCCGGCCCAGGCGGCGCCGGTCAAATCGGCGGTGCGGACCGTCCTGCTCCTGGAGCACTTCGCGGCGCGGCCCGGGCTGCACAGCCTGGCCGACATCCAGAGCGACCTCTCCCTGCCCAAGTCCAGCCTCTACATGCTGCTGCGCACCCTGGTGAACCTGGGGTGGGTGGAGACGGACGCGACGGGCACGCGGTACGGCATCGGCGTACGGGCCCTGCTGGTCGGCAGCTCGTACATCGACGGGGACGAGGTCGTCGCCGCCGCCCGGCCCACCCTGGACCGGCTCTCCGACGACACGACGGAGACCATCCACCTGGCCCGGCTGGACGGAACGAGCGTGGTCTACCTCGCCACCCGGCAGTCCCAGCACTACCTGCGGCCCTTCACCCGGGTCGGGCGGCGGCTGCCCGTGCACTCGACGGCGCTGGGCAAGGCGCTGCTGGCCACGCACACCGACGAAGAGGTGCGGGGGCTGCTGCCGCGCCGGCTGGAGGCGGTCACCGAGCACACGATCACCGACCGGGAGCGGCTGATCGAGGAGCTGGCGCTGGTGCGGGAGCAGGGCTACGCGGTGGACCGGGAGGAGAACACGCTCGGGCTGCGCTGCTTCGGGGTGGCCGTGCCGTACCGGACGCCGGCCCGGGACGCGGTCAGCTGTTCGGTGCCGGTGGCGCGGCTGACGGGGGAGCACGAACAGCTCATCAAGGCGGCGCTGTTCGAGGCGCGGGACCGGCTGTCGGTCGTGACGCGCCGCATGTGA
- a CDS encoding aldehyde dehydrogenase (NADP(+)) encodes MTTTSVWSVDPRTGKQREQVAVEATSQEVDESVRAAHAARGALADATVRAAFLRAAAALLDEAAAHVIEAADAETALGPGRLTGELARTTGQLRAFADAVDAGAYLDIRIDRADPSLSPPRPELRRYKVPLGVVAVYAASNFPLAFSVPGGDTASALAAGCPVVVKAHPDHPATSELCASLLRRAAVATGLPAEVVSVVHGFDAGLELIRHPLVAAAGFTGSIRGGRALFDAAAARPVPIPFHGELGSLNPVVVTPAAAAERAEEIGAGLAGSVTLGVGQFCVKPGLVLVPEGADGDRVTGELTKALGETEPGVLLDHRMRENFVSGVRQRAALPGVEAPVTPGSGGEHTVGAGYLTVGAGHLLEGGAYDLLLEECFGPVTVVVRYADQSEAGAVLGRLGGNLSATLQLSAAETEGAPGPATELIGQVTGLAGRIVVNGWPTGVAVAPAQHHGGPYPAATSHSTSVGGTAIERWLRPVAYQSVPDALLPAELREANPLRLPRQVTGD; translated from the coding sequence ATGACAACGACATCAGTCTGGAGTGTGGACCCCCGCACCGGGAAGCAGCGCGAACAGGTTGCGGTGGAGGCCACATCCCAGGAGGTGGACGAATCCGTACGGGCGGCCCACGCCGCCCGCGGCGCGCTCGCCGACGCCACCGTCCGCGCCGCCTTCCTGCGCGCCGCCGCCGCACTGCTGGACGAGGCCGCCGCCCACGTCATCGAGGCCGCCGACGCGGAGACCGCGCTCGGACCGGGCCGCCTCACCGGCGAACTGGCCCGCACCACCGGCCAGCTGCGCGCCTTCGCCGACGCCGTGGACGCCGGGGCCTACCTCGACATTCGCATCGACCGCGCCGACCCCTCCCTCAGCCCGCCGCGCCCCGAACTGCGCCGCTACAAGGTTCCGCTCGGCGTGGTCGCGGTCTACGCCGCCTCCAACTTCCCGCTCGCCTTCTCCGTCCCCGGCGGCGACACCGCGAGCGCGCTGGCCGCCGGCTGCCCGGTGGTCGTCAAGGCGCACCCGGACCACCCCGCCACCTCCGAACTGTGCGCCTCGCTGCTGCGCCGGGCCGCGGTCGCCACCGGTCTCCCGGCCGAAGTGGTGAGCGTGGTCCACGGGTTCGACGCCGGCCTGGAGCTGATCCGCCACCCGCTGGTGGCGGCCGCCGGATTCACCGGTTCGATCCGGGGCGGGCGGGCCCTGTTCGACGCGGCCGCCGCCCGGCCCGTGCCCATCCCCTTCCACGGCGAACTGGGTTCCCTCAACCCCGTCGTGGTCACCCCGGCCGCCGCCGCCGAACGCGCCGAGGAGATCGGGGCCGGGCTCGCGGGCTCGGTCACCCTCGGCGTCGGCCAGTTCTGCGTGAAGCCCGGCCTGGTGCTGGTCCCCGAAGGGGCGGACGGCGACCGGGTCACCGGCGAGCTCACCAAGGCGCTCGGCGAGACCGAGCCGGGGGTGCTGCTCGACCACCGGATGCGGGAGAACTTCGTCTCCGGGGTGCGGCAGCGGGCCGCGCTGCCGGGCGTCGAGGCCCCCGTCACCCCCGGATCCGGCGGGGAGCACACCGTCGGAGCGGGCTACCTGACCGTGGGCGCCGGGCACCTCCTGGAGGGCGGCGCCTACGATCTCCTCCTCGAGGAGTGCTTCGGTCCGGTCACCGTCGTCGTGCGGTACGCCGACCAGAGCGAGGCCGGCGCGGTGCTCGGGCGCCTCGGCGGGAACCTGAGCGCCACCCTCCAGCTGTCGGCCGCCGAGACCGAGGGCGCGCCGGGCCCGGCCACCGAGCTGATCGGTCAGGTCACCGGGCTCGCGGGCCGGATCGTGGTCAACGGCTGGCCGACCGGGGTCGCGGTGGCCCCGGCCCAGCACCACGGCGGTCCCTACCCGGCGGCCACCTCGCACTCCACCTCGGTGGGCGGTACGGCGATCGAGCGCTGGCTGCGGCCGGTGGCCTACCAGTCCGTGCCGGACGCGCTCCTTCCGGCGGAGCTGCGCGAGGCCAACCCGCTGCGGCTGCCGCGCCAGGTCACCGGGGACTGA
- a CDS encoding peptidoglycan D,D-transpeptidase FtsI family protein has product MNKTIRRASVFCLLLVLALLVRVTWVQAYQGQALADDKHNRRNLIGQYENPLGNIIVGGEAITGSVKTGGKDFAYKRTYVDGPLYAPITGYSSQAYGTTMLEGIYKNVLNGSDSRLKTVMDMLTNKRAAPGNVLTTIDKDVQKAAYDALQGKQGAAVALDPRTGEILAVVNNPSFDPGTITGANDEKAWTELSADKGKAMENVALRKPQAPGSTFKLVTLAAAIENGLVTDIDRQTGIPDPYTIPGTRTALPSEAGSAACNNVSVRTALRLSCNNVFAELASKLGQDKMRATAEKLGFNVQIDTPVRTNPSSKYPAKKMSVDQVAQTGIGQFDVQATPLQMAMVTAAIENGGKLVAPHMVSEVTDAGGDVLESFKDPKSQQVMDAKTASMIRDAMRTVATEGGGKPAQVSGAEVGGKTGTAQRGVNNSLAPLAWFTSYGKQDGKQIAVAVVIENSDTDRSEIGGGKLAAPIAQKMMAAWLKK; this is encoded by the coding sequence ATGAACAAAACGATCAGGCGTGCGTCGGTCTTCTGTCTGCTCCTGGTGCTGGCCCTGCTGGTCCGCGTCACCTGGGTGCAGGCATACCAAGGCCAGGCCCTCGCAGACGACAAGCACAATCGCCGGAACCTCATCGGGCAGTACGAGAACCCGCTGGGGAACATCATCGTGGGCGGGGAGGCGATCACCGGCTCGGTGAAGACGGGCGGCAAGGACTTCGCCTACAAGCGGACGTACGTCGACGGCCCCCTCTACGCACCGATCACGGGCTACAGCTCCCAGGCCTACGGCACCACCATGCTGGAGGGCATCTACAAGAACGTGCTCAACGGCTCCGACAGCCGGCTGAAGACCGTGATGGACATGCTCACCAACAAGCGGGCAGCTCCCGGGAACGTCCTGACCACCATCGACAAGGACGTCCAGAAGGCCGCCTACGACGCGCTCCAGGGCAAGCAGGGCGCCGCCGTGGCCCTGGACCCCAGGACCGGCGAGATCCTGGCCGTGGTGAACAACCCCTCCTTCGACCCGGGCACCATCACCGGCGCCAACGACGAGAAGGCCTGGACCGAGCTCTCCGCCGACAAGGGCAAGGCCATGGAGAACGTGGCCCTGCGCAAGCCCCAGGCGCCCGGCTCCACCTTCAAGCTGGTCACCCTCGCCGCGGCGATCGAGAACGGTCTGGTCACCGACATCGACCGGCAGACCGGAATCCCCGACCCGTACACGATCCCCGGCACCCGCACCGCGCTGCCCAGCGAGGCCGGCTCCGCGGCCTGCAACAACGTCTCGGTGCGCACCGCCCTGCGGCTGTCGTGCAACAACGTCTTCGCGGAGCTCGCCTCCAAGCTCGGCCAGGACAAGATGCGGGCGACGGCCGAGAAGCTCGGGTTCAACGTGCAGATCGACACCCCGGTGCGCACCAACCCGTCGAGCAAGTACCCGGCGAAGAAGATGTCGGTCGACCAGGTCGCACAGACCGGCATCGGCCAGTTCGACGTACAGGCCACCCCGCTCCAGATGGCGATGGTCACGGCCGCGATCGAGAACGGCGGCAAGCTGGTCGCCCCGCACATGGTCTCCGAGGTCACCGACGCGGGCGGCGACGTGCTGGAGAGCTTCAAGGATCCGAAGTCCCAGCAGGTCATGGACGCGAAGACCGCCTCGATGATCCGCGACGCCATGCGCACGGTCGCCACCGAGGGCGGCGGCAAGCCGGCCCAGGTGTCGGGGGCCGAGGTGGGCGGCAAGACCGGTACCGCCCAGCGCGGCGTGAACAACAGCCTCGCCCCGCTGGCCTGGTTCACCTCCTACGGCAAGCAGGACGGCAAGCAGATCGCGGTGGCCGTGGTGATCGAGAACTCCGACACCGACCGCTCCGAGATCGGCGGCGGCAAACTGGCCGCACCCATCGCCCAGAAGATGATGGCGGCCTGGCTGAAGAAGTAG
- a CDS encoding sensor histidine kinase, with amino-acid sequence MTRLLGAGARWRWVHLILGGALLMPYFLLTQVVVGVAAGGVNALNSARLTFLAYGLSLPLVAVTGLFGPVRPMSVTAVRAMCAVPGERLADGPAKSWAARGRASAWWTLHLGTGALISGMTLAVPPMAVMLIAVPIVGGLEDVRLGYGWFATDAGPYGAPLLGIGLLAGLVLCAAGAGQLMARTAPVLLGPTAADKLAAAEERAADLAVRNRLARELHDAVGHALSAVTLQAVAARRMLERDPEFVREALAAIEDTTRRTVGELDAVLGLLRDGDPARPDAAPAPTLGADLDGLLARTRAAGTTVTAHQAPGPVGDWAALPAIASREAYRIVQEGLSNALRHGAGPVDLRIRVHDGPGAGTASRELEITMTNPPAAPDDREPRTTGGRGLRGSAERAALLGGSVVAGPHGGLWRLRAVLPLAGGDR; translated from the coding sequence GTGACCCGGCTGCTGGGCGCGGGGGCCCGGTGGCGCTGGGTGCACCTGATACTCGGCGGCGCCCTGCTCATGCCGTACTTCCTGCTCACGCAGGTGGTGGTCGGCGTGGCCGCCGGCGGGGTCAACGCGCTCAACTCAGCGCGGCTCACCTTCCTGGCCTACGGGCTCTCCCTGCCCCTCGTCGCCGTCACGGGGCTGTTCGGGCCGGTCCGGCCGATGTCGGTGACCGCCGTCCGGGCCATGTGCGCGGTGCCGGGGGAGCGGCTGGCCGACGGGCCGGCGAAATCCTGGGCCGCCCGGGGACGGGCCTCGGCCTGGTGGACCCTGCACCTGGGGACCGGAGCACTGATCAGCGGAATGACCCTCGCGGTGCCGCCCATGGCGGTCATGCTGATCGCGGTTCCGATCGTGGGCGGCCTGGAGGACGTCCGGTTGGGGTACGGCTGGTTCGCGACGGACGCCGGCCCGTACGGCGCCCCGTTGCTCGGGATCGGCCTGCTGGCCGGGCTCGTCCTGTGCGCCGCCGGGGCCGGGCAGCTGATGGCCCGCACGGCTCCCGTCCTGCTCGGGCCGACCGCCGCGGACAAGCTGGCCGCGGCCGAGGAGCGGGCCGCCGACCTGGCCGTGCGCAACCGGCTCGCGCGGGAGCTGCACGACGCGGTCGGGCACGCGCTGAGCGCCGTCACCCTCCAGGCGGTCGCCGCCCGGCGGATGCTGGAGCGCGATCCCGAGTTCGTACGGGAGGCGCTGGCCGCGATCGAGGACACCACCCGGCGGACGGTGGGCGAGCTGGACGCCGTACTGGGTCTGCTGCGGGACGGGGACCCGGCCCGGCCGGACGCCGCGCCCGCACCCACCCTCGGCGCCGACCTCGACGGGCTGCTGGCCCGCACCCGGGCCGCCGGCACCACCGTCACCGCGCACCAGGCCCCCGGACCCGTCGGGGACTGGGCCGCGCTCCCGGCGATCGCCTCCCGCGAGGCGTACCGGATCGTCCAGGAGGGTCTCAGCAACGCCCTGCGCCACGGCGCGGGCCCGGTGGATCTGCGGATCCGCGTACACGACGGCCCCGGCGCCGGCACCGCATCCCGTGAACTGGAGATCACCATGACCAATCCGCCCGCCGCCCCCGACGACCGGGAGCCCCGTACCACCGGGGGCCGCGGCCTGCGCGGCTCCGCGGAACGGGCCGCGCTGCTCGGCGGCAGCGTCGTGGCCGGCCCGCACGGGGGCCTGTGGCGGCTGCGGGCCGTCCTCCCGCTCGCCGGGGGCGACCGGTGA
- a CDS encoding aminotransferase class V-fold PLP-dependent enzyme yields the protein MDLPLAEATRAEFAPSTTYLNTANCGVVPRSAVAAVRELAEAAGAGVPAGFGDFDRVNGARASFARLVGVDPERVSVGSAVSTHVGLVAASLPPGAEVLCPEGEFASVINPFVVRGDLKVRFAPLESVAGEVGPGTALVALSAVQSADGRKADLAAVRAAATAHGARMLVDATQAAGWLPFDASPYEYTVTGGYKWLLGVRGASYLTVSRKAQDTLTPLHAGWVAAESMWDSTYGPMPQLARGARRFDESPAFLAYHASERALALLERIGIENVHAHDTALAARYRAGLAGLGHEPVPGDSAIVSVPGLADRRPALQAAGIATSARAGLLRASFHLYNTEADVDRLLDALSAS from the coding sequence ATGGATCTTCCGCTCGCCGAAGCGACCCGTGCCGAGTTCGCCCCCTCCACCACCTACCTGAACACCGCCAATTGCGGAGTCGTCCCGCGTTCCGCCGTCGCGGCCGTACGGGAGCTGGCCGAGGCGGCGGGGGCCGGGGTCCCCGCCGGTTTCGGTGACTTCGACCGCGTGAACGGGGCCCGGGCGTCCTTCGCCCGCCTGGTCGGCGTGGACCCCGAACGCGTGTCCGTCGGCTCGGCCGTGTCCACCCATGTCGGCCTCGTCGCCGCCTCGCTCCCGCCCGGCGCCGAAGTGCTCTGCCCCGAGGGTGAGTTCGCCTCGGTGATCAACCCCTTCGTGGTCCGGGGCGACCTCAAGGTGCGCTTCGCGCCCCTCGAGTCCGTCGCCGGGGAGGTCGGTCCCGGCACCGCCCTGGTCGCGCTGAGCGCCGTGCAGTCCGCGGACGGCCGCAAGGCCGACCTGGCCGCGGTGCGCGCGGCGGCGACGGCCCACGGGGCCCGGATGCTCGTCGACGCGACCCAGGCGGCGGGCTGGCTCCCCTTCGATGCCTCGCCGTACGAGTACACGGTCACCGGGGGCTACAAGTGGCTGCTCGGCGTGCGCGGGGCCTCGTACCTGACGGTGTCGCGGAAGGCCCAGGACACGCTGACCCCGCTGCACGCCGGATGGGTGGCGGCCGAGTCGATGTGGGACTCCACCTACGGTCCGATGCCGCAACTCGCCCGCGGAGCGCGCCGGTTCGACGAGTCCCCGGCCTTCCTCGCCTACCACGCCTCCGAGCGCGCGCTCGCCCTGCTGGAGCGGATCGGCATCGAGAACGTGCACGCGCACGACACCGCCCTCGCCGCCCGCTACCGGGCCGGGCTCGCCGGCCTCGGCCACGAGCCCGTCCCCGGGGACTCCGCCATCGTCTCCGTGCCGGGTCTCGCCGACCGCCGGCCCGCCCTGCAGGCGGCCGGCATCGCCACGTCCGCCCGTGCGGGCCTGCTGCGGGCCTCCTTCCACCTCTACAACACCGAGGCGGACGTGGACCGGCTCCTGGACGCCCTCTCCGCCTCCTGA